The Blautia luti nucleotide sequence TGCAATCACTTCTGCTGCCCCTGACATTACCTGGGAGGAGCCATATTTCACACCGATCACAGCATCCGCATTCATCTCTTTGGCTTCATCCACCATACGCTTGGTGGCAATCTGTCTTGCCTCATTGAGCATTTCCGTATAGCCAGTGATTTCTCCGCCTACCAGAGTCTTCATCCCTGCCATGAAATCTTTTCCTACATTTTTTGTCTGTACAACTGTTCCCTTTACAATTCCCAGTGCCTCAAACTCTACACCCGGAATGTATTCAATACTTAGAAGCTTCATCCTCTTCTCCTCCTTCAATCTCTTTCATGCGTCCTGCAAGTGCTGCCAGAATTCCTCCGATAATCACAACCGGTATGGCGATCAGAAATATCAGCAGTCCGGTCGGTATGGGATCTTGTGTATTTGCCCACAGCATAAGCCCTATGGTAAATCCCATAAGCAAAATCATAACTACTGCTCCAATGATCGCTCCTGTCCTTCTTTTCTTACGGATATCTGTTTTCTTTATATCCATAAACCTTGCACCCTCTTTCTCCATCTGCTCGATTTCTTCCAGACAGTTCTCGGCATTCAAGGTATCCA carries:
- a CDS encoding YbjQ family protein is translated as MKLLSIEYIPGVEFEALGIVKGTVVQTKNVGKDFMAGMKTLVGGEITGYTEMLNEARQIATKRMVDEAKEMNADAVIGVKYGSSQVMSGAAEVIAYGTAVKYKQD
- a CDS encoding MerR family transcriptional regulator, with translation MKIKQVEELVGITRKNIRFYEEQGLLNVERAENGYREYHTADIARLQEIKLFRKMDISIEEMRALFEKRKSLQVCLEQHLGELERRREGLVKMQEMCERLIAEHQSLDTLNAENCLEEIEQMEKEGARFMDIKKTDIRKKRRTGAIIGAVVMILLMGFTIGLMLWANTQDPIPTGLLIFLIAIPVVIIGGILAALAGRMKEIEGGEEDEASKY